The following are encoded together in the Thermodesulfobacteriota bacterium genome:
- a CDS encoding glycyl-radical enzyme activating protein, translating into MTASPTANLTTTPSADLTTARPLVFDIKRHALEDGPGIRSTVFFKGCPLTCLWCQNPESIDPGPEIGFYPRDCIRCGDCVSACPAKACALEDPFLIDRERCTRCGDCVEACPGRALRLIGRFYPVDELVEILLRDKTFYEVSGGGVTLSGGEPTVFMDYASAVLKVLKDSGIHTAIQTNGFFAWKEFEEKILPYVDLIMFDVKLADADKHREYTGRSNKPILTNLKNLLAGRAEAVLPRIPLIPGFTATVENLRSISDLLKGLGVKKCSLLPYNPTWISKTENFGKNVDSRLSRYLLTPQELKKYRDIFSWSELVPF; encoded by the coding sequence ATGACCGCTTCTCCAACGGCGAATCTAACAACCACGCCTTCGGCGGATCTGACGACAGCGCGGCCACTGGTCTTTGATATTAAGAGACACGCACTGGAAGACGGGCCCGGTATCCGTAGCACGGTTTTCTTTAAGGGATGCCCGTTAACTTGTTTATGGTGTCAGAACCCTGAATCCATCGACCCTGGCCCGGAGATCGGGTTTTATCCCCGGGATTGTATAAGATGCGGCGATTGTGTCTCCGCCTGCCCGGCAAAAGCCTGTGCGCTCGAAGACCCTTTTCTTATCGACCGGGAAAGGTGTACCAGGTGCGGCGACTGCGTGGAGGCCTGCCCCGGACGCGCCCTGAGGCTGATCGGCCGCTTTTATCCGGTTGATGAGCTGGTGGAGATTCTCCTTAGGGATAAGACCTTTTATGAGGTCTCCGGCGGCGGGGTGACCCTTTCAGGCGGTGAGCCGACTGTTTTTATGGACTATGCCTCGGCTGTCCTAAAGGTGTTGAAGGATTCGGGCATCCATACGGCCATCCAGACCAACGGCTTTTTTGCCTGGAAAGAGTTTGAGGAAAAGATACTTCCCTATGTGGATTTGATCATGTTCGATGTCAAGCTGGCGGATGCAGACAAACACCGGGAATATACCGGCCGGAGCAACAAACCGATACTGACCAACCTTAAGAATCTCCTGGCCGGGCGGGCGGAGGCGGTCTTGCCGCGCATCCCGCTTATCCCGGGATTTACGGCCACGGTGGAAAACCTGCGATCCATATCAGACTTGCTGAAGGGGCTGGGCGTAAAAAAATGTTCCTTGCTTCCTTATAACCCAACCTGGATTTCCAAGACGGAAAATTTTGGTAAAAATGTGGATTCAAGGCTTTCCAGGTATTTGCTCACACCGCAGGAGTTAAAGAAATACCGGGACATATTCAGTTGGTCAGAACTGGTGCCATTTTAG